From a region of the Gossypium raimondii isolate GPD5lz chromosome 10, ASM2569854v1, whole genome shotgun sequence genome:
- the LOC105775629 gene encoding uncharacterized protein LOC105775629, with protein MAASNSNTVSLKLFIDPNSNRLLFAEAGKDFVDFLFSIMLLPVGTVIRLIGKQGTGCIGNIYDSIENLGNSYMLSENITDILLKTQAFNYGVYKPGLWSSLSTSIYTKFYRCSNYKPKEDCSKYMANGFSWCPSCYKQMDLDFTFVNFRDKVGVGFVKESVTYMITDDLAVRPMSAKSIFTLLNHLNIKDAGDLEEKVIAVGANEGVELLRASMQTKTVLTAVFLGGKKESSIKSEPIH; from the exons ATGGCTGCCTCCAATTCCAACACTGTCAGCTTGAAGCTTTTTATAGACCCAAATTCTAATAGACTTCTGTTTGCAGAAGCTGGTAAAGATTTTGTTGATTTTCTATTCAGTATTATGTTATTGCCTGTTGGCACTGTGATTAGGCTCATTGGTAAACAAGGAACAGGGTGCATTGGAAACATTTACGACAGCATTGAAAATTTGGGCAATTCCTATATGCTGTCAGAAAACATCACAGACATCCTTTTGAAGACTCAAGCTTTTAACTATGGTGTTTACAAACCTGGGTTGTGGTCATCCCTGTCAACGTCAATATACACCAAATTCTACAGGTGTAGTAACTACAAACCAAAAGAGGATTGTAGCAAGTATATGGCAAATGGTTTCTCTTGGTGTCCTAGCTGCTACAAACAAATGGACCTTGATTTCACTTTTGTGAATTTTCGAGATAAGGTAGGGGTAGGTTTTGTCAAGGAATCTGTAACTTATATGATAACGGATGATCTGGCAGTGAGGCCTATGTCTGCTAAATCTATTTTCACTTTGCTCAACCACTTGAACATAAAGGATGCTGGTGATCTTGAAGAGAAAGTCATTGCCGTTGGAGCTAATGAG GGAGTGGAATTGCTTAGGGCATCCATGCAGACAAAAACGGTGCTTACTGCTGTTTTCCTTGGTGGGAAGAAGGAATCCTCCATAAAGTCCGAGCCTATTCACTGA
- the LOC105776905 gene encoding protein-tyrosine-phosphatase MKP1 has product MVGKEDAPVNPTPRAPSCQLSGSRKMFWRSASWSSSRTSLQIPETDKDIGADTNVNNGTNDGQARRYPPPPLTPRSQQNSKARLCLPPLQPLSIARRSLDEWPKAGSDDLGEWPQPPTPSGNKSGERLKLDLSSIQWSNDKNGGLMKREKIAFFDKECSKVAEHIYLGGDAVAKDREILKQNGITHVLNCVGFVCPEYFKADFVYRTLWLQDSPSEDITSILYDVFDYFEHVREQSGRVFVHCCQGVSRSTSLVIAYLMWREGQSFDDAFQYVKAARGIADPNMGFACQLLQCQKRVHAFPLSPSSLLRMYRIAPHSPYDPLHLVPKMLNDPSPSVLDSRGAFIVQIPSAVYIWIGKNCESIMERDARGAVCQIVRYEKVQGPLMMIKEGEEPRDFWNAFSNNLPSMDKSGNIVGVGESAVKICPGKRKVDSYNVDFEVFEKAIKGGIVPPFASSENEHETRLPARESSWSMLRCKFASGIMKDFVSAPKILLSRMYSDSMMIVRSSSPSSTSSSSSSSPLYPSPDSSSCSTYFSESSLDSPSAVSNSSQVSSPLHGFSELSYVSSQTSSHPTSNSSGFVSVSLTFQPQAASSPLKKVSTSLAERRGSLSKSLRLPVPSDNVREASDRSSFLVKQVRDRRNDNTSSSCESDIEIVFDSKHGVGNGEDVVIEGSNLKISPCRIANIDPDDRRSTFVSTYEPQKIHSPQDGFVSAVPNRMEESFPACPGVIQPLVWRWPSIDKMTKFNRSDLDSKSAFAIFSPATAVGKNEDRILYFWIGKFYHHEKNLIQLDSSQVLRDRDDVDWNQVGYDVLTQVGLPEDTLVKIVKEEEEPTEFLELLRTF; this is encoded by the exons ATGGTGGGCAAAGAGGATGCTCCTGTTAATCCTACTCCTAGGGCTCCATCATGTCAACTTTCTGGCTCTCGGAAAATGTTTTGGCGTTCGGCTTCGTGGTCCTCGTCCAGAACCAGTCTTCAAATTCCTGAAACTGATAAAGATATAGGAGCAGATACTAATGTTAACAATGGTACTAATGATGGACAAGCTCGTCGGTATCCTCCTCCTCCCTTAACCCCACGTTCGCAACAGAATTCTAAGGCCAGGTTGTGTTTGCCACCTCTGCAGCCGTTGTCGATTGCACGGAGAAGTTTGGATGAGTGGCCGAAGGCTGGTTCTGATGATCTTGGTGAGTGGCCACAGCCACCCACACCGAGTGGGAACAAGAGTGGTGAGAGGTTGAAGCTTGACTTATCATCGATTCAGTGGAGTAATGATAAGAATGGCGGGCTTATGAAAAGGGAAAAGATTGCTTTCTTTGATAAAGAATGCTCAAAAGTGGCTGAACATATTTATCTTGGTGGAGATGCCGTTGCAAAGGATAGGGAAATACTAAAACAGAATGGGATTACTCATGTTTTGAACTGTGTGGGATTTGTTTGTCCTGAGTATTTCAAGGCCGACTTTGTTTACAGAACTCTGTGGTTGCAAGATAGTCCATCCGAGGATATTACTAGCATACTTTATGatgtttttgattattttgagcATGTTAGGGAACAGAGTGGAAGAGTTTTTGTTCATTGTTGCCAGGGGGTATCAAGGTCCACATCACTGGTGATAGCGTATCTTATGTGGAGAGAGGGACAGAGTTTTGACGATGCCTTTCAGTATGTGAAGGCTGCAAGAGGAATTGCAGATCCAAATATGGGTTTTGCTTGCCAGTTGTTACAGTGTCAAAAAAGGGTTCATGCTTTCCCGTTGAGCCCTAGTTCCTTACTGAGGATGTATAGAATTGCGCCTCATTCGCCTTATGATCCTTTGCATCTAGTCCCTAAAATGCTGAATGATCCATCCCCTTCTGTACTGGATTCTAGAGGTGCATTTATTGTTCAGATACCTTCTGCAGTATATATTTGGATTGGTAAAAACTGTGAATCTATAATGGAAAGGGATGCACGAGGAGCTGTATGTCAGATTGTTCGGTATGAGAAAGTGCAGGGGCCTTTAATGATGATAAAGGAAGGAGAAGAACCAAGGGATTTTTGGAACGccttttcaaataatttaccTTCGATGGACAAATCTGGAAATATAGTTGGGGTGGGGGAGTCAGCAGTTAAGATTTGCCCTGGTAAGAGGAAAGTGGATTCTTATAATGTTGATTTTGAGGTTTTCGAGAAGGCTATAAAGGGAGGTATTGTTCCTCCATTTGCTTCATCGGAGAATGAACATGAAACCCGCCTTCCTGCCAGAGAAAGCAGTTGGAGCATGCTTAGATGTAAGTTTGCCTCTGGCATAATGAAGGACTTTGTCTCTGCACCAAAGATATTGCTCTCCAGGATGTATTCAGATTCCATGATGATAGTTCgttcatcatcaccatcatcaacATCATCCTCTTCGTCTTCCTCCCCTCTGTATCCCTCTCCTGATTCCAGTAGTTGTTCAACCTACTTTTCAGAGTCCTCTCTGGATTCACCTTCAGCTGTTTCAAATTCTTCTCAAGTTTCATCACCTTTGCATGGTTTTTCCGAATTGTCTTATGTTTCATCACAAACTTCTTCACACCCCACGTCTAATAGCTCAGGGTTTGTCAGTGTCAGTCTCACTTTTCAACCTCAGGCTGCATCTTCGCCCCTAAAAAAGGTTTCAACATCCCTTGCAGAAAGGCGAGGCAGTTTGTCAAAGTCTCTCAGGCTTCCAGTGCCAAGTGATAATGTACGAGAAGCAAGTGATCGGTCATCTTTTCTTGTCAAGCAAGTCAGGGACAGGAGAAATGACAATACTAGTTCATCTTGTGAGTCTGATATTGAAATTGTCTTTGATTCCAAGCATGGTGTGGGAAATGGAGAGGATGTTGTGATTGAAGGCTCCAATTTGAAGATATCTCCATGTAGAATAGCTAATATTGATCCAGATGATAGGAGATCTACTTTTGTTAGTACATATGAACCTCAAAAAATTCATTCTCCCCAGGATGGTTTTGTTTCTGCTGTTCCAAATAGAATGGAGGAAAGTTTTCCAGCATGTCCTGGTGTAATTCAACCTTTAGTATGGCGCTGGCCCAGTATAGACAAGATGACAAAATTTAATAGAAGTGATCTAGATTCAAAATCTGCTTTTGCAATTTTTTCTCCAGCTACAGCTGTAGGCAAAAATGAAGATAGGATTCTGTATTTTTGGATAGGGAAGTTTTATCATCATGAAAAAAACTTGATTCAGTTAGATAGCAGCCAGGTGCTAAGGGATAGAGATGATGTTGACTGGAACCAAGTTGGTTATGATGTTCTAACTCAAGTGGGTCTGCCAGAGGACACCCTTGTGAAG ATtgtcaaagaagaagaagaaccaaCAGAATTTCTTGAGTTGCTGAGGACATTTTAG